Proteins encoded within one genomic window of Chitinophaga parva:
- the pyrF gene encoding orotidine-5'-phosphate decarboxylase — MNRQELVHSIREKQSYLCIGLDTDLHRIPRHLHTHADPVFAFNKAIIDATKDLCVSYKINTAFYECMGIRGWESLQRTIEYIPEGIFTIADAKRGDIGNTATQYAKTFFDTYNFDSVTVAPYMGQDSVTPFLAFTDKWAIMLGLTSNEGSKDFQLQRMEDGEYLYEKVLKTGAGWGTPDNLMFVVGATQTEQIARIRALVPDHFFLVPGVGAQGGDLAEISKRGMNKDCGLLVNVSRGIIYAGNGEDFAADARTAALQYQSEMASLLSSIAPAPAVGV; from the coding sequence ATGAATCGTCAGGAACTCGTGCATTCGATCAGGGAAAAACAATCTTACTTGTGTATCGGCCTGGATACGGATCTGCACCGCATTCCCCGTCACCTGCACACGCATGCAGACCCTGTGTTTGCATTCAACAAAGCCATTATTGATGCTACCAAAGACCTGTGTGTATCTTACAAGATCAACACGGCCTTTTATGAGTGCATGGGCATCCGCGGGTGGGAATCCCTCCAGCGTACCATTGAGTACATTCCCGAGGGCATTTTCACCATTGCAGACGCCAAGCGGGGCGACATTGGCAACACCGCCACCCAGTACGCCAAGACCTTTTTCGACACCTATAATTTTGATTCCGTAACGGTGGCTCCCTACATGGGACAGGACAGCGTTACACCCTTCCTGGCCTTTACAGATAAGTGGGCCATTATGCTGGGCCTCACTTCCAACGAAGGCAGTAAGGATTTTCAGCTGCAGCGCATGGAAGATGGGGAATACCTGTATGAAAAAGTACTGAAAACCGGCGCCGGCTGGGGTACCCCGGATAACCTGATGTTTGTGGTAGGTGCTACCCAAACAGAACAGATCGCCCGCATCCGCGCCCTGGTGCCGGACCATTTCTTCCTGGTGCCCGGCGTAGGTGCCCAGGGTGGCGACCTGGCCGAGATCTCCAAACGCGGCATGAACAAAGACTGCGGCCTGCTGGTGAACGTAAGCCGCGGTATCATTTACGCCGGCAATGGCGAAGACTTTGCCGCAGACGCCCGCACTGCCGCCCTCCAATACCAGTCAGAAATGGCCAGCCTGCTATCCAGCATTGCCCCCGCACCCGCGGTGGGTGTGTAA
- a CDS encoding FMN-binding negative transcriptional regulator produces the protein MHLPKINEEKNWDVIAGFIHQYSFATLVHVLEGKPKAAHLPLELERSEDQQERTIAAEMRSRRYCPFHWTAAKNRH, from the coding sequence ATGCATTTGCCCAAGATCAATGAAGAAAAGAACTGGGACGTGATAGCCGGGTTTATCCACCAGTACTCCTTTGCAACCCTGGTACATGTGCTGGAAGGCAAGCCCAAGGCCGCCCACCTGCCCCTGGAGCTGGAACGCAGTGAAGACCAGCAGGAACGGACCATTGCAGCGGAAATGAGATCAAGGCGCTACTGCCCGTTCCATTGGACGGCGGCAAAAAATAGGCACTGA